A single genomic interval of Agrobacterium larrymoorei harbors:
- a CDS encoding inositol monophosphatase family protein: MSERLERAATIVEEAMALALRFFGERDAIATRSKGFQDFVSEADTTVEKLIRDRLAATFPGETVLGEEMGGVADDAYWIIDPIDGTANFLRGSPLWGISLGFVRNGRPELGIVAIPVFNDIYAAADGTGLLLNGKPFVRHVPFQDVRVMSLGDSAAADAEEIATLAVGLRHAGWVVESIRSTSIGLAFAARGIFDGHLQKMTTMWDIAGGAVLAREAGLDVRISTREGSNIPWIAASTSQLMRATEELWPEVKLMHNE; the protein is encoded by the coding sequence ATGAGTGAACGTCTCGAACGCGCCGCCACCATTGTCGAAGAAGCGATGGCTCTGGCTCTTCGCTTCTTTGGAGAGCGTGACGCGATCGCCACCCGATCAAAGGGCTTTCAGGATTTTGTTTCCGAAGCGGATACGACGGTCGAAAAGCTGATCCGGGATCGCCTTGCGGCGACATTCCCCGGCGAAACGGTGCTGGGTGAAGAGATGGGTGGCGTCGCCGACGACGCCTATTGGATCATCGATCCAATCGACGGAACCGCCAACTTCCTGCGGGGTTCCCCACTTTGGGGCATCTCGCTCGGCTTCGTGCGCAACGGAAGGCCGGAACTTGGCATCGTCGCAATCCCTGTCTTCAACGATATTTACGCCGCAGCTGATGGGACGGGCCTTCTGCTGAACGGCAAGCCGTTCGTCCGCCACGTGCCGTTCCAGGATGTCAGGGTCATGTCTCTTGGAGACAGCGCGGCTGCCGATGCCGAAGAAATTGCGACCCTTGCCGTGGGATTGCGGCACGCCGGTTGGGTAGTGGAATCCATCCGCTCAACATCCATAGGCCTCGCCTTCGCGGCCCGTGGCATTTTCGACGGCCATTTGCAGAAGATGACGACAATGTGGGATATCGCCGGCGGTGCCGTTCTCGCCCGAGAGGCGGGCCTCGATGTCAGAATTAGCACGCGTGAAGGCAGCAATATCCCATGGATCGCGGCTTCAACCTCTCAGCTGATGCGGGCTACCGAGGAGCTATGGCCAGAGGTAAAGTTGATGCACAATGAGTGA